The following coding sequences are from one Desulfosporosinus orientis DSM 765 window:
- the acpP gene encoding acyl carrier protein, with amino-acid sequence MGVFEKVKAIVVEQLGVDESTITPETSFEDLNADSLDIVELIMALEEAFDLDIPDEEAEKIRTVGDAVNYINENK; translated from the coding sequence ATGGGAGTTTTTGAAAAGGTAAAAGCCATCGTCGTCGAACAACTGGGGGTTGATGAGTCCACTATCACCCCGGAAACCTCTTTTGAAGATTTAAATGCAGATTCTTTGGATATCGTTGAATTGATTATGGCTCTGGAAGAGGCATTCGACTTGGATATTCCTGATGAGGAAGCAGAAAAAATCAGAACAGTTGGAGATGCAGTCAACTACATCAACGAAAACAAATAA
- the fabD gene encoding ACP S-malonyltransferase, whose protein sequence is MAKLAFVFPGQGSQYVGMGKELFQTPIGERARETARDILGSELIALIEEGPEEELQKTVNTQPGILLVSVVAWQLLKEAGIEPDYVAGHSLGEYSAHVAAGSIDFADALQVVRSRGELMQAAVPNGEGGMAAILGLASDLVEEACRRASEQGIVGPANYNCPGQVVISGEKPAVDQAVMLAKELGAKRAVPLNVSGPFHSPMMESMGEELRRVLEGVSWHPPCCPIIANVDAKEVLRSEDIIQSLVSQVSGAVLWEQSLRRLLELGVDTFVECGPGKVLTGLIKKIAPDAHLLRVEDKASLEKSLAYLKESR, encoded by the coding sequence TTGGCTAAACTTGCCTTTGTATTTCCCGGGCAAGGATCGCAGTACGTGGGAATGGGCAAAGAGCTCTTCCAGACACCCATTGGCGAGAGAGCCCGTGAAACAGCACGAGACATTCTGGGAAGTGAATTAATTGCTTTAATCGAAGAAGGACCGGAAGAAGAACTGCAAAAGACGGTTAATACACAGCCGGGCATCTTGCTGGTTAGCGTAGTGGCCTGGCAGCTCCTTAAAGAAGCAGGTATTGAGCCGGACTATGTAGCCGGTCATAGTTTGGGAGAGTACTCTGCCCATGTGGCTGCGGGCAGCATAGACTTTGCCGATGCTTTGCAAGTGGTCAGGTCCAGGGGAGAACTGATGCAGGCAGCGGTCCCCAACGGCGAAGGGGGGATGGCCGCCATCCTGGGACTGGCCTCAGATCTGGTAGAAGAAGCTTGCCGCAGGGCTTCAGAGCAAGGTATCGTAGGACCGGCTAACTATAATTGCCCTGGCCAGGTGGTTATTTCAGGAGAAAAGCCGGCTGTTGATCAGGCTGTCATGCTGGCCAAGGAGTTAGGAGCCAAGCGTGCTGTTCCACTTAATGTGAGCGGCCCCTTTCATTCACCTATGATGGAAAGTATGGGAGAAGAGCTGCGCAGGGTTTTAGAAGGAGTATCCTGGCACCCTCCCTGCTGCCCTATTATCGCTAATGTGGATGCTAAGGAAGTCCTTCGTTCGGAGGATATCATTCAATCCCTAGTCAGCCAGGTGAGCGGTGCAGTCCTTTGGGAACAATCCCTGCGCCGTCTCCTGGAATTAGGGGTGGACACCTTTGTGGAATGCGGCCCCGGCAAGGTCTTAACAGGTTTGATCAAGAAGATTGCTCCGGATGCCCATCTCCTCCGAGTGGAAGACAAAGCTTCCCTGGAAAAGTCACTTGCATATTTGAAGGAGAGTCGTTAA
- a CDS encoding NAD(P)H-dependent flavin oxidoreductase — protein MKIPELRIADLVAKIPVIQGGMAVRISMAPLAAAVAEEGGIGIIAGSGLSVEELKAEIREARRRTKGIIGVNVMFAVREFAQLVHAAFEEKIDLLVSGAGFSRDMFTWGKEKNIPVVPIVSSAKLAKLSQKLGAAAVIVEGTEAGGHLGTDRSIKDILPEVVAAVSIPVIGAGGAVDGESAAEILKLGADGVQMGTRFALSEESSAALEWKKAMLKAEEKDVVFVHSPVGLPGRGIRNPFIVALEENVDVSPTDCRGCLKNCAGNFCIMDRLVMAQEGNVKDGLIFSGAKVHKIKKILSVHEIFEDIKKGILSVKEE, from the coding sequence GTGAAAATACCCGAGCTTCGTATTGCTGATTTAGTGGCTAAAATTCCTGTCATACAAGGCGGAATGGCCGTAAGAATATCCATGGCGCCTCTCGCTGCAGCGGTAGCGGAAGAAGGCGGTATCGGAATCATTGCAGGCAGCGGTCTGTCTGTAGAAGAATTGAAGGCGGAAATTCGCGAAGCCAGGCGTCGGACTAAAGGAATTATCGGCGTTAATGTTATGTTCGCTGTTCGTGAGTTTGCTCAGCTGGTTCATGCTGCCTTTGAAGAGAAGATTGATCTTTTGGTTTCCGGAGCAGGTTTTTCCCGGGATATGTTTACCTGGGGCAAAGAAAAGAATATTCCCGTTGTACCCATTGTTTCCTCGGCCAAACTTGCGAAATTATCCCAAAAGCTTGGTGCGGCAGCTGTCATCGTGGAAGGAACAGAGGCCGGCGGGCATTTAGGGACGGATCGTTCCATTAAAGATATTCTGCCTGAAGTAGTTGCTGCCGTCAGTATCCCTGTCATTGGGGCCGGCGGAGCTGTGGACGGGGAAAGCGCCGCGGAAATCCTGAAACTGGGGGCTGACGGAGTGCAAATGGGTACCCGCTTTGCCTTAAGTGAGGAGAGCAGTGCCGCCCTTGAATGGAAAAAGGCTATGTTAAAGGCTGAAGAAAAGGATGTTGTCTTCGTTCACAGTCCGGTGGGATTGCCGGGGAGAGGAATCAGAAATCCCTTTATAGTGGCCCTGGAAGAAAATGTGGATGTTAGTCCCACGGATTGTAGGGGCTGCCTGAAAAACTGTGCGGGAAACTTCTGCATCATGGATCGTTTAGTCATGGCTCAGGAAGGAAATGTTAAAGATGGTCTGATTTTCTCGGGAGCTAAAGTTCATAAGATCAAAAAAATATTATCCGTCCATGAGATTTTTGAAGATATAAAAAAAGGTATACTCAGCGTTAAGGAGGAATAG
- the fabF gene encoding beta-ketoacyl-ACP synthase II, translating to MQRAVITGMGLISPLGNNLDEFWNNLIAGKSGIGLLTRFDTTDLPTKVAAEVKDFEPTNWMSKKESRHMDRFSQFAIAAAKIAVQDAKLDLDQEDKERIGTVMGCGIGGVTSFEDQKEVLMSKGSSRVSPFFVPMLIGNMAAGHISIEFGLQGSSMTVVTACASATNAIGEALRMIQHGEADVVLCGGTEAPITKLAFAGFCSMKAMSTESELFDQACRPFDKRRSGFVMGEGAGVLVLESLEHAKARGAHVYAELAGYGSTSDAYHITTPIPGGSGAIRSMSLALKDAGVSTDSVDYINAHGTGTGPNDVTETVAVKSLLGDHAYKVAISSTKSMTGHLMGAAGAIEAIICALAIQRGAVPATINYGEPDPDCDLDYVPNNSRQQEVNVAMSNSLGFGGHNATIVLKKLANDKEI from the coding sequence GTGCAGCGTGCAGTTATAACAGGGATGGGCTTGATCTCTCCCTTAGGAAATAACCTGGATGAATTTTGGAATAATTTAATAGCAGGCAAGTCGGGAATCGGTTTATTAACCCGCTTTGATACAACGGATCTGCCGACAAAAGTGGCTGCGGAAGTTAAAGACTTTGAGCCGACGAATTGGATGAGCAAAAAGGAAAGCCGCCACATGGACCGCTTTTCTCAATTTGCCATAGCGGCAGCTAAGATAGCGGTACAAGATGCAAAGCTGGATTTGGATCAGGAGGATAAGGAACGCATAGGCACCGTCATGGGCTGCGGAATCGGCGGCGTGACATCCTTTGAAGATCAGAAAGAAGTGTTAATGAGCAAAGGGAGCAGCAGGGTCAGCCCGTTTTTTGTTCCCATGCTCATCGGCAACATGGCAGCCGGTCATATATCCATAGAATTTGGCTTGCAGGGCTCCAGCATGACTGTAGTAACGGCTTGTGCCTCAGCCACCAATGCCATTGGCGAAGCTTTGAGGATGATTCAGCATGGGGAAGCGGATGTGGTACTCTGTGGAGGAACTGAAGCCCCCATAACCAAGCTGGCCTTTGCCGGTTTCTGCTCCATGAAAGCCATGTCCACGGAAAGTGAATTGTTTGATCAAGCCTGCCGCCCCTTTGATAAACGGCGCAGCGGTTTTGTAATGGGGGAAGGGGCTGGAGTTCTGGTGCTGGAGTCTTTAGAGCATGCTAAGGCCCGGGGAGCTCACGTTTATGCAGAATTGGCGGGCTATGGCAGCACGTCGGACGCCTATCATATCACTACTCCTATTCCCGGCGGTTCAGGGGCTATTCGCTCTATGAGTCTGGCTTTAAAGGATGCGGGAGTAAGTACGGATAGTGTGGATTATATTAATGCCCACGGTACAGGCACCGGCCCTAATGACGTAACCGAAACGGTTGCAGTTAAGAGTTTGCTGGGAGATCATGCTTATAAGGTAGCTATCAGTTCCACAAAATCCATGACCGGTCACTTAATGGGTGCGGCTGGGGCCATTGAAGCCATCATCTGTGCTTTGGCTATTCAACGGGGAGCAGTTCCCGCTACCATTAATTATGGTGAACCGGATCCCGATTGTGATCTCGACTATGTTCCCAATAATTCCCGCCAGCAAGAGGTCAATGTAGCTATGTCCAATTCCTTAGGCTTTGGTGGACATAATGCCACCATCGTTTTGAAGAAATTGGCTAACGATAAGGAGATCTAA
- the smc gene encoding chromosome segregation protein SMC, translated as MNQPEKFPIFLKGIHIQGFKSFADSVKLELGQGLSVIVGPNGSGKSNIADAVRWVLGEQSAKSLRGTKMEDVIFSGSTQRRPVGMAEVSLIFDNSTGIFPLDFREVTITRRVYRDGEGQYLINKAACRLKDVQELFMDTGAGKEGFSIIGQGRVEEILTLKSEERRSLIEEAAGITKYRSRKREALKRLDATNLNLQRIEDIIQEIEGQIAPLAAQAQVAEQSLALSREQKHLEIQGVVKDITDIKHKLSKAAQDQEVLQANLAESQAVLGLKETQSLKLKNELQTLENEIQQKQEKVYLGEQALNSLRHEQSLRNERFNYLNEQAAGLGQEILNDEGKVNYLQEQTQTLAAKQAVLKQTVQEAQHKVSVQEKSLAEIRENTLAKDIERIKGDLFQALTEQANCSNELTGARQALASAEQQLSRLEEEQALKEEEHRSLLATSQGEELGLRELAGEIQQDRQEEQRLKAELDKLRNLRQEKAHDLQKHKTTTDQSKARLHALQSLEDSLEGYQRGVREVMKAKKKGIQQCQGLCGTVADLINVEEKYELAIETALGAGMQNVVADNEEAAKSAIAYLKSHQLGRVTFLPLDVIQGYRMSVSRAVETDKGYVGLAVDLVHYADTYRPAMEFLLGRIVIVKDMDAATRIARASGYKLRIVTLEGDQVNPGGSLSGGSIQRKGGNLLARTREIETLRSTLGQLERELTEKEKEWQEYDQQLRRAQEQLEGLQTKLRTAQEQKVKLEAAHENILSQIRRLTGDLLGLSLRHKEAAAQKEELLLRLTDLTKRAEAAEKTSLRLREEFNQRESEAKIVAEQIDASTEKLTQEKIQLAKWEQELAQCQVQLEQQQKDIRENQLKLTEKKEKKAAIEENRRNLEIERESIGQQLVSQSQLHEEQQYALMQSRQAREELSSRVLEIEQEVNTIRQGTHTIEQRLHANEIKVVRWETESQGGLNRLTEEFSLTWEEGIEYQTDEDRNVLWTKIQSLKQQIEELGPINQAAIEEYPKILKRNEFMLTQQNDLVEASQTLLQLIAELDKTMSERFIESFNAVNMAFQEVFKELFNGGHAELQLVNPELILETGVEIIAQPPGKRPQLLSLLSGGERALTAIAVLFALLRVKPSPFCILDEIEASLDDANVNRFAQYLRRLSHSTQFVVVSHRKGTMEAADILYGITMEECGVSKLLSVKIDGRQENHESA; from the coding sequence ATGAATCAACCTGAGAAATTCCCCATCTTCTTAAAGGGAATTCATATTCAGGGATTTAAGTCGTTCGCAGATTCTGTTAAATTAGAGCTGGGGCAAGGATTAAGTGTCATTGTTGGTCCTAATGGCAGCGGCAAAAGTAATATTGCCGATGCCGTGCGCTGGGTTTTAGGGGAACAAAGCGCCAAAAGTCTCCGGGGAACGAAAATGGAAGATGTTATTTTTTCCGGAAGCACACAGCGCCGACCGGTGGGAATGGCCGAAGTATCCTTGATTTTTGATAATTCCACAGGAATATTTCCTTTGGACTTTAGAGAAGTTACTATTACCCGCAGGGTTTATCGCGATGGGGAAGGACAATATTTAATTAATAAAGCGGCTTGCCGTCTCAAAGATGTTCAAGAATTATTTATGGATACGGGAGCCGGAAAAGAAGGATTTTCGATCATTGGGCAGGGGCGGGTTGAGGAAATCTTAACCTTAAAATCCGAAGAACGCCGATCACTTATTGAAGAGGCAGCGGGGATAACCAAGTATCGTTCCAGAAAACGTGAGGCATTAAAACGTCTGGATGCAACAAACTTGAATCTCCAGCGGATTGAAGATATTATACAAGAAATAGAGGGACAAATAGCTCCTCTGGCTGCCCAAGCCCAAGTGGCCGAACAGAGCCTGGCCCTTTCTCGTGAGCAAAAGCACCTTGAAATTCAAGGTGTTGTCAAAGATATTACGGATATTAAACACAAGTTATCGAAAGCTGCTCAGGATCAAGAAGTCCTGCAGGCCAACCTGGCAGAGTCTCAGGCTGTTTTAGGACTCAAAGAAACCCAGAGCTTAAAGCTTAAAAATGAACTTCAAACTTTGGAAAATGAAATACAGCAAAAACAAGAAAAAGTCTATCTAGGGGAACAGGCCCTAAATTCTCTGCGCCACGAACAAAGTCTTCGCAATGAGCGCTTTAATTATTTAAATGAACAAGCCGCAGGTTTGGGTCAAGAAATTTTAAACGATGAAGGGAAAGTTAACTACTTACAGGAGCAAACTCAGACCCTGGCTGCTAAACAAGCTGTTTTAAAGCAGACGGTTCAGGAAGCTCAGCACAAAGTTTCTGTTCAGGAGAAGAGTTTAGCTGAAATAAGAGAAAACACCCTGGCTAAGGATATAGAGCGCATTAAAGGGGATCTTTTCCAAGCATTAACGGAGCAGGCCAATTGTTCCAATGAATTGACGGGAGCTCGCCAGGCCCTGGCTTCAGCGGAACAACAGCTTTCTCGCCTAGAAGAAGAACAGGCTCTAAAAGAGGAAGAGCATAGATCCCTCCTCGCAACCAGTCAAGGTGAGGAGCTGGGGCTGCGGGAACTTGCCGGGGAAATTCAACAGGACCGGCAAGAAGAGCAAAGGTTAAAAGCTGAACTGGATAAACTAAGAAACTTGCGCCAAGAGAAGGCTCATGACCTGCAAAAACATAAAACTACTACAGACCAGTCCAAGGCGCGTCTCCATGCCCTCCAGTCCCTGGAGGATTCCTTGGAAGGCTATCAGCGCGGGGTTCGGGAAGTAATGAAGGCCAAGAAAAAGGGCATCCAACAATGCCAAGGCCTCTGTGGAACCGTTGCAGATCTCATTAACGTGGAAGAAAAATATGAACTTGCCATAGAAACAGCTTTGGGCGCAGGCATGCAAAATGTTGTTGCCGATAATGAAGAGGCGGCAAAAAGTGCTATAGCCTATTTGAAGTCCCACCAGTTGGGCAGGGTAACTTTTTTGCCTCTCGATGTGATTCAAGGTTACCGGATGTCTGTGAGCCGAGCTGTTGAAACGGATAAGGGCTATGTGGGGCTGGCTGTGGATCTTGTCCACTATGCTGATACTTATCGACCGGCAATGGAATTTCTTCTGGGCCGGATTGTTATTGTTAAGGATATGGATGCTGCGACTCGGATTGCCCGGGCTTCGGGTTATAAGCTGCGTATCGTGACTTTGGAAGGAGATCAGGTTAATCCCGGGGGTTCTCTGAGCGGGGGGAGTATTCAGCGTAAAGGCGGAAACCTCCTGGCCAGGACCAGAGAGATTGAGACTTTGCGCAGTACCTTAGGGCAGCTGGAAAGAGAATTAACTGAGAAAGAAAAGGAATGGCAGGAATACGATCAACAGTTGCGAAGAGCTCAAGAACAACTTGAGGGGCTACAAACAAAGCTAAGAACTGCTCAAGAACAAAAGGTGAAACTGGAAGCAGCCCACGAGAACATTCTCAGTCAGATCCGCAGGCTGACAGGGGATTTATTGGGGTTGAGCCTGCGGCATAAGGAAGCAGCAGCCCAAAAAGAGGAATTACTTCTTCGCTTGACAGATTTAACCAAGCGTGCGGAAGCTGCGGAAAAAACCTCCCTTCGTTTACGTGAAGAGTTTAATCAAAGAGAGTCTGAGGCTAAGATTGTCGCGGAACAGATTGATGCCTCGACAGAAAAACTTACCCAGGAAAAAATCCAGCTTGCCAAATGGGAGCAAGAATTAGCTCAGTGTCAAGTTCAGCTGGAACAACAGCAAAAAGATATCAGGGAAAACCAGCTAAAACTCACGGAAAAGAAGGAAAAGAAAGCGGCTATTGAAGAAAACCGCCGGAATCTGGAAATAGAACGGGAATCCATTGGTCAGCAGCTGGTCAGTCAGTCCCAGCTTCACGAGGAACAGCAGTATGCACTGATGCAGTCCAGACAGGCCAGAGAAGAGCTCTCCAGCCGAGTACTTGAAATAGAGCAGGAAGTAAATACTATTCGCCAGGGAACCCATACTATTGAACAGCGCCTTCATGCCAATGAAATCAAGGTTGTGCGCTGGGAAACAGAAAGCCAGGGCGGCCTCAACCGTTTGACAGAGGAATTTTCCTTAACTTGGGAAGAGGGAATTGAATATCAGACGGATGAAGACAGAAATGTACTTTGGACAAAAATTCAAAGCCTTAAACAACAGATTGAGGAATTAGGCCCAATTAATCAAGCAGCTATTGAAGAGTATCCCAAAATTCTGAAACGAAATGAATTTATGCTGACTCAGCAAAACGACTTAGTGGAAGCCAGTCAGACACTGCTTCAATTGATTGCCGAATTGGATAAAACCATGAGTGAACGGTTTATTGAAAGTTTTAATGCTGTCAATATGGCCTTTCAGGAAGTATTCAAAGAATTGTTTAATGGCGGACATGCGGAGCTGCAGTTAGTTAATCCTGAGCTTATTTTAGAAACGGGTGTTGAGATTATCGCTCAGCCTCCCGGTAAAAGACCTCAGCTCCTATCCCTGTTATCAGGTGGGGAACGAGCCTTAACGGCCATCGCCGTTTTATTTGCGCTTTTGCGTGTTAAGCCGAGTCCCTTTTGTATTTTAGATGAGATTGAGGCTTCCCTGGATGATGCTAATGTTAACCGCTTTGCGCAATATCTCCGACGTTTGTCACACTCTACCCAGTTTGTGGTGGTTTCTCACCGTAAAGGGACCATGGAAGCTGCGGATATTTTATATGGTATCACCATGGAGGAATGTGGAGTGTCCAAACTGCTTTCAGTTAAAATTGACGGACGGCAGGAGAATCATGAGAGCGCCTAA
- a CDS encoding beta-ketoacyl-ACP synthase III, with product MRSVGIVGIGSYVPETVMTNKDFEEFLDTSDEWIISRTGIKQRHIASKEMSVSDLCYQAGLKALADAQIAPEEVDLVIVATVTPDYAFPATACLVADRLGARNAASFDLEAGCSGFIYGVATGSQFVATGLYKTVLVIGGEALSKVLNWSDRSTCILFGDGAGAAVLQPVEDGYGFLGFELGSDGSGGLLLSQPAGGSKCPASLETVEKNLHTLQMEGKEVYKFAVRVMGDASVKVLEKAGLSKEDIDLLVPHQANIRIVDAAVKRLGISPDKVIVNLDKYGNMSAASIPVALDESFKAGRIKEGDIIVMVGFGTGLTWGACVLKWTKVGKMDD from the coding sequence ATGCGTAGTGTGGGAATTGTAGGGATAGGATCATATGTTCCTGAAACTGTTATGACGAACAAGGATTTTGAAGAATTTTTGGATACCAGTGACGAATGGATTATCTCACGAACAGGGATCAAACAGCGTCATATTGCGTCTAAAGAGATGTCTGTTTCGGATTTATGCTATCAAGCGGGTTTAAAGGCCCTGGCAGACGCCCAGATTGCTCCTGAGGAAGTGGATCTGGTCATTGTGGCTACGGTTACTCCCGATTACGCTTTCCCGGCTACGGCTTGTCTTGTGGCAGATCGATTGGGAGCCAGAAATGCTGCCAGTTTTGATCTGGAAGCGGGATGCAGCGGCTTCATTTATGGAGTGGCTACGGGCAGTCAGTTTGTCGCTACAGGCTTATATAAAACCGTACTGGTTATCGGCGGCGAAGCTTTGAGTAAGGTATTAAACTGGTCGGATCGGTCTACCTGTATTCTTTTTGGAGATGGCGCAGGTGCGGCAGTTTTGCAGCCTGTTGAGGATGGTTACGGCTTCTTGGGTTTTGAATTAGGTTCCGATGGTTCCGGAGGCCTTTTGCTCAGCCAGCCTGCAGGAGGGTCTAAGTGCCCCGCTAGTCTGGAAACTGTTGAAAAAAACCTGCACACTCTTCAAATGGAGGGCAAGGAAGTCTATAAATTTGCCGTGCGCGTAATGGGTGACGCTTCTGTTAAGGTCCTTGAGAAAGCTGGTTTAAGCAAAGAAGATATAGACCTGCTAGTCCCTCATCAAGCCAACATTCGAATTGTCGATGCGGCTGTTAAACGATTGGGTATTTCTCCTGACAAAGTCATAGTTAATTTAGATAAATATGGAAATATGTCGGCGGCCTCGATACCGGTAGCTTTAGATGAATCATTCAAAGCGGGACGTATTAAGGAGGGGGATATTATTGTGATGGTTGGATTTGGGACAGGACTTACTTGGGGAGCGTGTGTTTTGAAATGGACGAAAGTAGGCAAGATGGATGATTAA
- the fabK gene encoding enoyl-[acyl-carrier-protein] reductase FabK, with protein MIKTRLCELIGIEYPIFQGGMAWVSTGELVAAVSEGGSLGIIGSGQAPADWLRQEIHKVKAITQKPFGVNVMLMSPFVEEVMQVILEERVPVITTGAGNPGKYVPMLKEVGTKVIPVVASVALAKRLEKVGVDALIAEGMESGGHVGEIGTLPLVPQVVDAVNIPVIAAGGIVDGRGLVAALALGAEGVQMGTRFMCAEECTIAQLVKDKILKAKDRSTVVTGRSTGHPVRCLENPFTREMDQHEREGMPAEELEKLGVGKLRLAMVEGDVENGSIMSGQVAGAVRRIEPAAQIIQDVMQSAEQEYERLSARFREGRA; from the coding sequence ATGATTAAAACAAGACTATGTGAATTAATCGGAATTGAATATCCTATTTTTCAAGGGGGAATGGCCTGGGTTTCCACTGGGGAACTGGTGGCCGCCGTCTCAGAAGGCGGGAGTCTGGGTATTATTGGTTCAGGACAAGCTCCGGCAGATTGGTTAAGACAAGAAATCCATAAAGTCAAAGCGATAACCCAAAAACCCTTCGGAGTCAATGTCATGCTGATGTCTCCCTTTGTTGAGGAAGTGATGCAGGTTATTCTGGAAGAACGAGTCCCGGTGATTACGACAGGGGCCGGAAACCCCGGCAAATACGTGCCAATGCTCAAAGAGGTGGGCACAAAAGTCATTCCTGTTGTTGCTTCTGTTGCCTTAGCTAAACGGCTGGAGAAAGTGGGAGTTGATGCCCTGATTGCCGAAGGAATGGAGTCGGGAGGGCACGTTGGTGAGATTGGGACACTGCCCTTGGTTCCCCAAGTTGTAGATGCTGTGAATATTCCTGTCATCGCTGCAGGGGGAATCGTGGATGGGCGGGGTCTCGTAGCAGCCCTGGCTTTAGGAGCTGAGGGAGTACAAATGGGAACACGCTTTATGTGTGCTGAGGAATGCACTATCGCCCAGCTTGTTAAAGACAAAATTCTTAAAGCCAAGGACCGCTCTACTGTGGTCACAGGACGTTCCACAGGGCATCCTGTTCGCTGCCTGGAAAATCCTTTTACCCGGGAAATGGACCAGCATGAACGGGAAGGAATGCCGGCAGAAGAACTAGAGAAACTGGGTGTCGGCAAATTACGTCTGGCTATGGTTGAAGGTGATGTGGAGAACGGTTCTATTATGTCGGGTCAAGTCGCCGGTGCGGTTCGACGTATTGAACCTGCAGCCCAGATTATTCAGGATGTTATGCAATCAGCTGAACAGGAATATGAGCGTCTCTCTGCCCGGTTCAGAGAGGGGAGGGCCTGA
- the fabG gene encoding 3-oxoacyl-[acyl-carrier-protein] reductase: MMLKDSVAVVTGSARGIGRAIALELAAAGVKVVINYAGSSDKAEETAALIREAGGESIAVQADVSRQEDVDRLISTTLDHFGKIDILVNNAGITRDTLLLRMKETDWDTVMATNLKGVFLCTKAVSKGMLKQRSGVIINISSVVGLSGNAGQANYAAAKAGIIGFTKSVAKEFASRGIRVNAVAPGYIFTDMTGTLPEGTQSEILKGIPLGRIGQPEDVAKAVRFLVSPEASYITGQTLSVDGGMAM, translated from the coding sequence ATGATGCTGAAAGATAGCGTGGCCGTTGTTACAGGCAGTGCCCGGGGGATTGGACGGGCTATAGCTTTGGAATTAGCGGCTGCAGGGGTAAAAGTGGTCATCAACTATGCCGGCAGTTCGGATAAAGCCGAAGAAACTGCAGCCTTGATTCGTGAAGCAGGCGGTGAAAGCATAGCCGTACAGGCTGATGTGAGCCGGCAAGAAGATGTTGACCGCCTGATTAGTACGACCCTGGACCATTTCGGCAAGATTGACATTCTGGTCAATAATGCTGGGATCACAAGAGATACGCTGCTGCTGAGAATGAAGGAAACGGATTGGGATACTGTCATGGCTACCAATTTAAAAGGAGTTTTTCTTTGTACCAAAGCCGTCAGCAAGGGTATGCTTAAACAGCGTTCAGGGGTTATTATCAATATATCGTCGGTAGTAGGTCTTTCAGGAAATGCAGGGCAAGCCAATTATGCGGCAGCAAAAGCAGGAATCATTGGTTTTACGAAGTCAGTTGCGAAAGAATTTGCCTCGCGTGGAATTCGAGTCAATGCCGTTGCACCGGGGTATATTTTTACAGATATGACGGGGACATTACCAGAAGGGACGCAAAGTGAAATTCTCAAAGGAATTCCACTTGGGCGGATAGGCCAGCCTGAAGATGTCGCTAAAGCAGTTCGGTTCCTTGTGTCCCCGGAAGCATCCTATATAACAGGACAAACCTTAAGTGTTGATGGGGGTATGGCAATGTAA
- the rnc gene encoding ribonuclease III has product MAEKKSRIPGNSKKGRSGRKKFALTSLKLEPGVKLAKRLELDIPPNRLFTTALTHPSYVFENPQFGKENNQRLEFLGDAILDFVIAEYLYLNYPDRPEGELTKMRAAVVNETTLARKAHEIELGQELLLGKGELVSGGRERPSILADAWEAVIGAIYLQYGFQEARRVILELLKPAIEEVAKGNYGDYKTVLQEKAQREEKEVSYQILLEEGPDHNKSFTAGVFIEGELMGKGIGRTKKEAEQHAAKEVLDQWGRENDEST; this is encoded by the coding sequence ATGGCTGAAAAAAAATCCCGTATACCGGGTAACAGTAAAAAAGGGAGGTCAGGGCGAAAAAAATTCGCCTTGACTTCTTTAAAACTTGAACCCGGCGTAAAATTGGCAAAACGTTTGGAGTTGGATATTCCGCCCAACCGGTTGTTTACCACAGCTTTGACTCATCCATCCTATGTGTTTGAAAATCCCCAGTTTGGCAAAGAGAATAATCAGCGGCTGGAGTTTTTAGGAGATGCCATTTTAGATTTTGTGATTGCGGAATATCTGTATTTAAATTACCCGGATCGCCCTGAAGGAGAGCTTACTAAGATGCGGGCAGCCGTGGTCAATGAAACAACTCTGGCTCGCAAGGCTCATGAAATTGAGTTGGGCCAGGAGCTTTTACTAGGCAAAGGGGAGCTGGTGTCAGGGGGCCGTGAACGTCCCTCCATTCTGGCGGACGCGTGGGAAGCGGTGATCGGCGCCATCTACCTGCAATATGGGTTTCAAGAGGCCAGAAGAGTGATTCTGGAATTGCTGAAACCTGCTATTGAGGAAGTTGCCAAAGGAAATTATGGTGATTATAAAACCGTGCTGCAGGAGAAAGCTCAGAGGGAAGAAAAAGAGGTCAGCTATCAGATTTTGTTGGAAGAAGGACCGGATCATAACAAATCCTTTACGGCAGGGGTCTTTATTGAAGGGGAGTTAATGGGTAAAGGTATAGGCCGGACCAAAAAAGAAGCGGAACAGCATGCAGCCAAGGAAGTTTTAGACCAATGGGGGAGGGAGAACGATGAATCAACCTGA